Proteins from a single region of Salvia miltiorrhiza cultivar Shanhuang (shh) unplaced genomic scaffold, IMPLAD_Smil_shh original_scaffold_305, whole genome shotgun sequence:
- the LOC131004008 gene encoding polyadenylate-binding protein 2-like: MEEEEHEVYGADIPDVGEMEADADVDMPGADDDAAAKELDEMKKRLKEMEEEAAALREMQAKVEKEMGSVQDPASTAAAQANKEEVDARSVFVGNVDYACTPEEVQQHFQSCGTVNRVTILTDKFGQPKGFAYVEFIEQEAVQEALQLNESELHGRQLKVMVKRTNVPGMKQYRPRRFNPYLAYGYRRPYAPPHFYSPYGYGKVPRFRRPSRYMPYY; this comes from the exons atggaggaagAGGAGCATGAGGTGTACGGCGCCGATATACCAGACGTAGGCGAGATGGAAGCCGATGCAGACGTCGACATGCCGGGGGCCGACGATGACGCTGCCGCCAAG GAATTGGATGAGATGAAGAAGCGATTGAAGGAGATGGAAGAGGAAGCAGCGGCGCTTCGTGAAATGCAGGCCAAAGTTGAGAAGGAGATGGGTTCTGTTCAAG ATCCTGCTAGTACTGCTGCAGCTCAGGCAAACAAGGAGGAGGTGGATGCAAGATCTGTCTTTGTTGGCAAT GTTGATTATGCTTGCACTCCAGAGGAAGTTCAACAGCATTTTCAATCATGTGGAACTGTAAACCGCGTCACTATTTTGACAGACAAGTTTGGGCAGCCAAAGGGCTTTGCATATGTTGAATTTATTGAGCAAGAAGCCGTTCAAGAGGCGCTGCAACTGAATGAATCTGAGTTACACGGACGCCAATTGAAG GTAATGGTGAAGAGAACAAATGTTCCTGGAATGAAACAATACCGGCCAAGGCGATTCAATCCCTACCTTGCATATGGATATCGGAGGCCTTATGCACCCCCGCATTTCTACTCTCCCTATGGCTACGG CAAGGTGCCTAGGTTCAGGCGCCCATCACGCTACATGCCGTATTACTGA